The DNA region CTCGGTGTACTGAAGAAATCCACAGGTTCGTTTATGTGGGGGTTCGTGTTCCTCGGAGTTTTTGCCGCAGTGTCTCTGTTGGTGGCGCGACCCAAGCTATTTGCACTGTGCCTGGTCCCACCCGGAGCCGGAAGTTCGCTGCGCTCATGCTCGCGTCAGCGATACTGCCCTCACGCACGCGGTTGCGCAGCCGCGACGGCAGCTTAGAACCGCCGTTGTCGTTTAAGGGCACAGCTGCGTAATAAAGGTGGAGTAAAACGGCGAATGCAGGAGCGCGCCTTCGCCGAAGGTTCATATTCGAAAGCTGTTGTTACGCAGGATCGGCAGGGCGTCACTCGGTCGGCACCACCGTATTCGGCGGGATGGTGATTTCCACCATCCTGAACCTGTTCATCATCCCGGTGTTGTAATTGCTGGTGCGCAGCCTCCTGCCCGCTAAGGCCACGAGCCGCGAGGCACTGTCGGAAGCAGAAGCGGATTCGTGAGCCTGTGGTTTCGCTCGCCTTACTCATACCACCGTTCCCGATCTTCAGCGGGCGCATTGGTGCGCGCACTGCAGAACTGAGCAGCAGTGTTCTTCGCCAGCTGGAGTCGTGGCGTATATTGCCAGCTGCACGTTGTTCACCTTAGTAATCAGGCGTTTGTTTGACAGCTGAAAACGGTTCAGTAACGGAGGCTCTATGCGGCTTTGCAGGTTTGTCATTTTTGTTATCGTCATCCTTTTTTCCTCCAGAATCATCGCGCAGCTACCATCAAGCCCGGCCACGAGCACGTCGGAGCATCTCTCCGCCGACATGCCAAGAACGACGGTTTTGGGCAACGCTTTCGTCGCGCCGAAGGATTGGTCCATGCGTGTCTCAGGCCCTTCGACCATCCTCGAGGCGCCCGAGGGTGATTCATGGATCGCGCTGATTGATGTTCA from Terriglobales bacterium includes:
- a CDS encoding efflux RND transporter permease subunit; protein product: MFESCCYAGSAGRHSVGTTVFGGMVISTILNLFIIPVL